From the genome of Ptychodera flava strain L36383 chromosome 22, AS_Pfla_20210202, whole genome shotgun sequence, one region includes:
- the LOC139122976 gene encoding caspase-3-like, translating into MASNQPDMFPADDSTDAGVLKAEEASTKDVTSSLDQLKIEESSLDESPDKAEKQSEGTHSCEDKKSETVKAQSIDDILERDNVYSTSYPKRGRALIINNRDFERKTGMNRRNGTNLDRDNIKKTFIGLGFNVKTSDNLKVREMHEKLQKLSSKDHSDSDCVVVAILSHGDDGIIYGTDGTTRVEELTEYFSEENCKTLVGKPKLFFLQACRGTEFDDGVVLKSSPDQTDAAPVPQRLPVQIDFLICYSTVPGYYSWRNPKNGSWFIQAICKVFDRYGKDMDVLQMMTKVSKTVAYSFESTTTSIRMHQKKQIPCTVSMLTKDFYFKPKTTPMET; encoded by the exons ATGGCGTCAAACCAGCCGGATATGTTCCCCGCAGACGACTCTACAGATGCTGGAGTTTTGAAAGCCGAAGAAGCAAGCACCAAAG ATGTCACAAGTTCTCTTGATCAACTAAAGATCGAAGAAAGCAGCCTCGATGAGTCACCGGACAAGGCAGAAAAACAATCTGAAGGAACACATTCGTG TGAAGACAAAAAGAGTGAAACAGTGAAGGCTCAATCTATTGATGACATTCTGGAGCGAGATAACGTATACAGTACATCATATCCTAAAAGAGGACGGGCTCTCATCATCAATAACAGGGACTTTGAACGCAAAACTGGGATGAATAGACGCAATGGGACAAACTTAGACAGAGATAACATAAAAAAGACTTTCATCGGACTTGGGTTTAATGTCAAGACATCTGATAATTTGAAAGTTCGTGAAATGCATGAGAAATTGCAAAAGC TATCAAGTAAGGATCACTCAGATTCTGATTGTGTAGTGGTGGCTATCCTTAGCCACGGGGATGATGGTATCATTTATGGTACAGACGGTACGACACGGGTTGAAGAACTCACAGAGTACTTCTCTGAGGAAAATTGTAAAACATTAGTTGGAAAACCAAAACTTTTCTTCCTCCAG GCATGTCGAGGTACTGAATTTGACGACGGTGTTGTGTTGAAATCTAGCCCCGACCAAACAGATGCTGCTCCTGTCCCCCAGCGTCTGCCAGTGCAGATTGACTTCCTCATCTGTTATTCAACAGTGCCAG GTTATTACTCATGGCGAAATCCTAAAAACGGATCCTGGTTTATTCAAGCCATATGTAAAGTTTTTGATCGCTATGGTAAAGACATGGACGTGCTTCAGATGATGACCAAAGTCAGCAAGACGGTGGCGTACAGTTTTGAATCGACTACCACCTCTATCAGGATGCATCAGAAGAAACAAATTCCGTGTACTGTGTCAATGTTGACAAAGGACTTTTACTTTAAGCCTAAAACCACTCCCATggaaacataa